The Nicotiana tomentosiformis chromosome 2, ASM39032v3, whole genome shotgun sequence genome includes the window AAAagatttcagaaaatggttcgcaGAAATGGAGGCATTACAAAAAGGGGTAGCTCCAGCAGACCAACAAGCTATGACTTGTGTCATAAATGTGGGAAGCCAGGACATTTTATCAAAGACTGTCCTTTGCACAAACAAGACCAGTACAAGCACAACACAGATAAAATagccaagaggaacccggttctTGACAGGAGATTCAAGAGAAAAGATGTTGCTGACAATGTTatgaaacaagctcttgct containing:
- the LOC138904693 gene encoding uncharacterized protein, whose amino-acid sequence is MAYLTKRFQKMVRRNGGITKRGSSSRPTSYDLCHKCGKPGHFIKDCPLHKQDQYKHNTDKIAKRNPVLDRRFKRKDVADNVMKQALAAWGDSSSESGEDDK